A genomic stretch from Haloferax sp. Atlit-12N includes:
- a CDS encoding FAD-binding oxidoreductase — protein sequence MNESARVAVVGAGAVGLTTAFDLAERGARVTLFERGAPGSGSTGRAAGICYDAYAEDIDVAIAESAMARFRCLSGEGEFVFHETPYVFLAREGDDAAAAALEESVERMRVHDRAVSLVGADELADRFSIRTDDVLLAGVAENAGWADPAAYADLFVEKCESAGVEFRVGDAVTLRTDPPGVAVDDVVTARFDAVVVAAGVHSRRLLADAGHPIALKPYRAQALVADCDYRGPTVYDATDESYLRPHPAGVLAGDGVEPVEPDPDDWDPTADDWFVADALDAVRHRTTVGDAGESEFPDATDPELDRAWAGLCGATPDRNPLVGAVAEGVYVAAGWHGHGFMWSPAIGERLAEAVLGDGQALIPDAFDPQRFDGDEEFAVVEGMTLDGD from the coding sequence ATGAACGAATCAGCGCGCGTCGCCGTCGTCGGCGCGGGCGCGGTCGGCCTGACGACCGCCTTCGACCTCGCCGAGCGCGGGGCGCGAGTCACGCTGTTCGAACGCGGCGCGCCCGGTAGCGGGTCGACGGGCCGCGCCGCAGGCATCTGCTACGACGCCTACGCGGAGGACATCGACGTAGCCATCGCCGAGAGCGCGATGGCTCGGTTCCGGTGTCTCTCGGGCGAGGGCGAGTTCGTCTTCCACGAGACGCCGTACGTCTTTCTCGCGCGCGAGGGTGACGACGCGGCCGCCGCGGCGCTCGAAGAATCGGTCGAGCGAATGCGCGTCCACGACCGCGCGGTGTCGCTCGTCGGAGCCGACGAACTGGCCGACCGGTTCTCGATTCGGACCGACGACGTGCTCCTCGCGGGCGTCGCCGAGAACGCCGGCTGGGCCGACCCGGCGGCCTACGCGGACCTGTTCGTCGAGAAGTGCGAGTCCGCGGGCGTCGAGTTCCGCGTCGGCGACGCGGTGACACTCAGAACCGACCCGCCGGGCGTCGCCGTCGACGACGTGGTGACCGCTCGCTTCGACGCCGTCGTCGTCGCGGCCGGCGTCCACTCGCGCCGCCTGCTCGCCGACGCGGGCCACCCAATCGCGCTCAAACCCTACCGGGCGCAGGCGCTCGTCGCCGACTGCGACTACCGTGGGCCGACCGTCTACGACGCGACCGACGAGTCGTACCTGCGGCCGCATCCCGCGGGCGTCCTCGCGGGCGACGGCGTCGAGCCGGTCGAACCCGACCCCGACGACTGGGACCCGACCGCGGACGACTGGTTCGTCGCCGACGCCCTCGACGCGGTTCGACACCGGACGACGGTCGGCGACGCGGGCGAGTCGGAGTTCCCGGATGCAACTGACCCGGAACTCGACCGCGCGTGGGCCGGTCTCTGCGGGGCGACCCCGGACCGAAACCCGCTCGTCGGCGCAGTCGCCGAGGGCGTCTACGTCGCCGCCGGCTGGCACGGTCACGGCTTCATGTGGTCGCCGGCAATCGGTGAGCGACTCGCAGAGGCCGTGCTCGGTGACGGTCAGGCGTTGATTCCGGACGCGTTCGACCCCCAGCGCTTCGACGGCGACGAGGAGTTCGCGGTGGTCGAAGGGATGACGCTCGACGGCGACTAG
- a CDS encoding glycosyl transferase family 2 — MEYVQERVTTLHDLSGPVPDAPTDRAAVVVPMTEREYAGLAAERVLSTLESLSPARVVVPLRAPADRVAPFADWLDEYDLPLDVLWCDGPRVADLLDSHDLDGERGKGRDVWLALGCAAREEYVVVHDADTKTYDERYVPRLLFPLAHGHDFSKGYYARVEEGRLYGRLFRLFYAPLVRALEAETDAPIVRYLDSFRYALAGEFAATSDLALQMRSPRKWGLEVGTLGDAFAHAGFDRSAQVDLGEYEHDHRSVSGPTGLSDMSESVGRTLLRAVVEHGGSVEFDTLADRYREAGNRLVEQYAADAAFNGFDYDRGDEREQVATYAEAISKPGEDTRLPAWRDTSLSPDAVLSAASDDLDDVRESAGR; from the coding sequence ATGGAGTACGTACAAGAGCGGGTCACGACGCTCCACGACCTCTCCGGGCCGGTCCCCGACGCCCCGACCGACCGCGCCGCCGTGGTCGTGCCGATGACGGAGCGGGAGTACGCCGGCCTCGCCGCCGAGCGGGTGCTCTCGACGCTGGAGTCGCTCTCGCCCGCGCGGGTCGTCGTCCCCCTCCGCGCGCCCGCCGACCGGGTCGCCCCGTTCGCCGACTGGCTCGACGAGTACGACCTGCCGCTCGACGTGCTGTGGTGCGACGGTCCCCGCGTCGCCGACCTGCTGGACTCCCACGACCTTGACGGCGAGCGCGGCAAGGGCCGCGACGTGTGGCTCGCGCTCGGCTGCGCCGCCCGCGAGGAGTACGTCGTCGTCCACGACGCGGACACGAAGACCTACGACGAGCGCTACGTCCCGCGGCTCCTGTTCCCGCTCGCGCACGGCCACGACTTCTCGAAGGGCTACTACGCCCGCGTCGAGGAGGGGCGGCTCTACGGCCGGCTGTTCAGGCTGTTTTACGCCCCGCTCGTCCGCGCGCTCGAAGCCGAGACGGACGCCCCCATCGTTCGATACCTCGACTCGTTCCGGTACGCCCTCGCCGGGGAGTTCGCGGCCACGTCCGACCTCGCGTTGCAGATGCGGTCGCCGCGGAAGTGGGGCCTCGAAGTCGGCACCCTCGGCGACGCCTTCGCCCACGCCGGCTTCGACCGGAGCGCGCAGGTCGACCTCGGCGAGTACGAACACGACCACCGCTCCGTGAGCGGGCCGACCGGCCTCTCGGACATGAGCGAGTCCGTCGGGCGGACGCTCCTCAGAGCGGTCGTGGAACACGGCGGAAGCGTCGAGTTCGACACGCTCGCCGACCGCTACCGCGAGGCCGGGAACAGACTGGTCGAGCAGTACGCGGCCGACGCGGCGTTCAACGGCTTCGACTACGACCGGGGAGACGAGCGCGAGCAGGTCGCCACCTACGCCGAGGCCATCTCGAAGCCCGGCGAGGACACGCGGCTCCCGGCGTGGCGGGACACCTCGCTGTCGCCCGACGCGGTGCTTTCCGCCGCGAGCGACGACCTCGACGACGTGCGGGAGTCTGCGGGCCGATGA
- a CDS encoding aldo/keto reductase, whose translation MATGRATWAYRDRFGDSFGRTFYRRFGPGVVSSIGIGTYLGEPTDAVDDRYRESLVSALEHGVNLVDTASNYRHGRAERVVGDAVRGADVDRDAVVVASKAGFVPFDRERPDDPGAYVRETVLDAGLADADELAHGSHTIAPAFVDEMVDRSLDLTGLDHIDCYYLHNPGTQLAIADRETVYDRIEAAFEVLERRVAADDIGRYGVATWEAFRVAPDHDAYLSLPELVHRAERAAETVGNDEHSLEAIQLPFNVVMADAFTVEAHDTEGEAMSALWYAHEHGLHAFTSASLAQGDLAAEIPASVNSVLAGDTAAQRALNFSRSAPGVTAALVGASSVAHVAENIAAGTFDPLGARTFDSVFE comes from the coding sequence ATGGCTACAGGACGGGCGACGTGGGCCTACCGCGACCGGTTCGGTGACAGTTTCGGCCGCACCTTCTACCGCCGGTTCGGCCCCGGCGTCGTCTCCAGTATCGGCATCGGGACCTACCTCGGCGAGCCGACCGATGCGGTCGACGACCGCTACCGCGAGTCGCTCGTCTCTGCGCTCGAACACGGCGTCAACCTCGTCGACACGGCGTCGAACTACCGTCACGGCCGCGCCGAGCGGGTCGTCGGCGACGCGGTCCGCGGGGCCGACGTCGACCGCGACGCCGTCGTCGTCGCCTCGAAGGCCGGGTTCGTCCCCTTCGACCGCGAGCGCCCCGACGACCCCGGCGCGTACGTCCGCGAGACGGTCCTCGACGCCGGCCTCGCCGACGCCGACGAACTCGCCCACGGCAGTCACACCATCGCGCCCGCCTTCGTCGACGAGATGGTCGACCGCTCGCTCGACCTGACGGGACTGGACCACATCGACTGCTACTACCTCCACAACCCCGGGACGCAACTGGCAATCGCCGACCGCGAGACGGTGTACGACCGAATCGAGGCGGCCTTCGAGGTGCTCGAACGGCGGGTCGCCGCCGACGACATCGGTCGCTACGGCGTCGCAACGTGGGAAGCATTCCGGGTCGCGCCCGACCACGACGCGTACCTGTCGCTCCCCGAACTCGTCCATCGGGCCGAGCGCGCGGCAGAAACCGTCGGCAACGACGAACACTCGCTCGAAGCGATTCAGCTCCCGTTCAACGTCGTGATGGCCGACGCGTTCACCGTCGAGGCCCACGACACCGAGGGCGAGGCGATGAGCGCGCTCTGGTACGCCCACGAACACGGCCTGCACGCCTTCACGAGCGCCAGCCTCGCGCAGGGCGACCTCGCGGCGGAGATTCCGGCGTCGGTGAACTCGGTGCTCGCCGGCGACACGGCGGCCCAGCGGGCGCTCAACTTCTCGCGGAGCGCGCCCGGCGTGACCGCGGCGCTCGTCGGCGCGTCGTCGGTAGCACACGTCGCGGAGAACATCGCGGCCGGCACGTTCGACCCCCTCGGGGCGCGGACGTTCGATTCGGTGTTCGAGTGA
- a CDS encoding CoA pyrophosphatase, with protein MDLAGVTRHEPVTVDAGRRAAVIAPVVFRDERPHILFTKRADHLGEHPGQMSFPGGGREPSDADLRATALREANEEIGLRADETTFHGRLDDILTVTDYAVSPFVATVPDREYEPDQREVAEIAVLAVDDLTDRANYESERRDHPQYGEIRLHFFHVDGYTVWGATGRMLVQLLELTTDWRVPEEVDRVVDPDADYPV; from the coding sequence ATGGACCTCGCGGGCGTCACCCGACACGAACCGGTGACCGTCGACGCGGGCCGGCGGGCGGCCGTCATCGCCCCCGTCGTGTTCCGCGACGAGCGGCCGCACATCCTGTTTACCAAGCGCGCCGACCATCTCGGCGAGCATCCCGGCCAGATGAGTTTCCCCGGCGGCGGGCGCGAACCCAGCGACGCCGACCTGCGGGCGACCGCGCTCCGCGAGGCCAACGAGGAAATCGGCCTTCGAGCCGATGAGACCACGTTTCACGGCCGACTCGACGATATTCTCACCGTGACCGACTACGCCGTCTCGCCGTTCGTCGCCACGGTGCCCGACCGCGAGTACGAACCCGACCAGCGCGAGGTGGCCGAAATCGCGGTGCTCGCGGTCGACGACCTGACCGACCGCGCGAACTACGAGTCGGAGCGCCGCGACCACCCGCAGTACGGCGAGATTCGGCTCCACTTCTTCCACGTCGACGGCTACACCGTCTGGGGCGCGACCGGGCGGATGCTCGTGCAACTGCTCGAACTCACGACCGACTGGCGCGTCCCCGAGGAGGTCGACCGCGTGGTCGACCCCGACGCCGACTACCCGGTGTAG
- a CDS encoding DUF5791 family protein, protein MLYDAAAKPGTLSADELRTAYEDEIRRAVDAAGSETAAEAAGVSEAALSNGVLDLTLEQAAAVLELADGNPDADAIVWEFRDHLLMGMTSGILDVDTLASEVDLDLSGQEIQQAIEGRTAATLNELAAIHHVIAVRNER, encoded by the coding sequence ATGTTGTACGACGCCGCCGCGAAGCCCGGAACCCTCTCGGCCGACGAGTTGCGCACCGCCTACGAGGACGAGATTCGCCGCGCAGTCGACGCCGCCGGGTCGGAGACGGCCGCCGAGGCCGCCGGCGTCTCGGAAGCCGCGCTCTCGAACGGCGTGTTGGACCTCACGCTCGAACAGGCCGCCGCGGTTCTCGAACTTGCCGACGGCAACCCCGACGCCGACGCCATCGTCTGGGAGTTCCGCGACCACCTCCTCATGGGCATGACGAGCGGCATCCTCGACGTGGATACGCTCGCGTCCGAGGTCGACCTCGACCTCTCCGGACAGGAGATTCAGCAGGCCATCGAGGGTCGCACCGCCGCCACGCTGAACGAACTGGCGGCCATCCACCACGTCATCGCCGTCCGAAACGAGCGATGA
- a CDS encoding SDR family oxidoreductase → MRVAILGCGYVGLELARTLVADDHDVWGVRRSDDGLAAIEATGAEAVRADVTDADSLASVPDVDHIVFAASSGGRGADAARTVFVEGLRTAIDHFAARDSPPERLVYTSSTGVYGDHGGDFVDESTPLDPTTDKTRVLAEAERVAREHAAERGIEGTVTRFAGLYGPDRYRLDRYLTGPVTAGYLNMVHRDDAAGVVAYLLETDRARDDTVLVVDDEPVSKHEFADWLADECGVPRPKKRTKEERLDAGDLSEAARRRILTSKRCSNDSLRELGYSFAYPTYREGYRAAIDAYRAGDD, encoded by the coding sequence ATGAGAGTCGCCATCCTCGGCTGTGGCTACGTCGGCCTCGAACTCGCTCGCACGCTCGTTGCCGACGACCACGACGTGTGGGGTGTCCGCCGCTCCGACGACGGCCTCGCCGCCATCGAAGCGACCGGTGCGGAGGCGGTCCGCGCCGACGTGACGGACGCCGACTCGCTGGCGTCGGTCCCCGACGTGGACCACATCGTCTTCGCCGCGAGTTCCGGCGGCCGCGGGGCCGACGCCGCCCGGACCGTCTTCGTCGAGGGCCTCCGAACGGCAATCGACCACTTCGCCGCCCGCGACTCGCCGCCCGAGCGCCTCGTCTACACGTCGAGCACGGGCGTCTACGGCGATCACGGCGGCGACTTCGTCGACGAGTCGACGCCGCTCGACCCGACGACCGACAAGACGCGTGTCCTCGCAGAGGCCGAGCGCGTCGCCCGCGAGCACGCCGCCGAGCGGGGAATCGAGGGGACCGTCACCCGGTTCGCCGGGCTCTACGGTCCCGACCGCTACCGACTCGACCGCTACCTGACCGGCCCGGTCACGGCGGGCTACCTCAACATGGTCCACCGAGACGACGCCGCGGGCGTCGTCGCGTACCTCCTCGAAACCGACCGCGCCCGCGACGACACCGTCCTCGTCGTCGACGACGAACCAGTCTCGAAACACGAGTTCGCGGATTGGCTGGCTGACGAGTGCGGCGTCCCGCGCCCCAAAAAGCGGACGAAGGAAGAACGCCTCGACGCGGGCGACCTCTCGGAGGCTGCCCGCCGTCGCATCCTGACGAGCAAGCGCTGTTCGAACGACTCCCTCCGCGAACTCGGCTATTCGTTCGCGTATCCGACGTATCGCGAGGGCTACCGGGCGGCAATCGACGCCTACCGGGCCGGCGACGACTGA
- a CDS encoding bifunctional oligoribonuclease/PAP phosphatase NrnA produces MFGPVGQFDTGAIFESIDSFVRAHPEIAAALVVALGALSLVVYAAIRFKRPMGTRFAEALEDVDEVAVLMHPNPDPDAMAAAIGVACLAEQVGTTPTIQFAGQIRHQENRAFRTVLDLDLDPIDHVSDLAAEAVVLVDHNAPRGFAGAEGVLPYAVVDHHPGDGTGEMFTDVRTDYGACSSIIAEYFRDVGAKPVPPDMHASEVNASYTVPSQVATGLVYGILTDTKHLTAGCSAADFDAAGFLFPGVNEDHLDRIANPEVSREVLEAKARAIAGRDVRGPFAVADIGTISNVDAIPQAADELIQLEGVTAAVVCGERESNVYLSGRSRDDRVHMGRTLEAALDHYRGASAGGHARMGGGQIIRPDAVTDGGNGESIARDELLEHVFEALSGDI; encoded by the coding sequence ATGTTCGGTCCGGTGGGGCAGTTCGACACGGGTGCTATCTTCGAGTCTATCGACTCGTTCGTGCGCGCGCACCCCGAAATCGCGGCGGCGCTCGTCGTCGCGCTCGGCGCCCTCTCGCTCGTCGTCTACGCCGCGATTCGCTTCAAGCGGCCGATGGGCACGCGCTTCGCCGAGGCGCTGGAGGACGTCGACGAGGTTGCCGTCCTCATGCACCCGAACCCGGACCCCGACGCCATGGCCGCGGCGATCGGCGTGGCCTGTCTCGCAGAACAGGTCGGGACCACACCGACAATCCAGTTCGCCGGCCAGATTCGACACCAGGAAAACCGCGCGTTTCGTACCGTTCTCGACCTCGACTTAGACCCCATCGACCACGTGAGCGACCTCGCCGCCGAGGCGGTCGTCCTCGTGGACCACAACGCGCCCCGTGGCTTTGCGGGGGCAGAGGGCGTCCTTCCCTACGCCGTCGTCGACCACCACCCCGGCGACGGGACCGGTGAGATGTTCACGGACGTGCGCACCGACTACGGCGCGTGTTCGAGCATCATCGCCGAGTACTTCCGCGACGTGGGCGCGAAACCCGTCCCGCCGGACATGCACGCCAGCGAGGTGAACGCCTCGTACACCGTCCCGTCACAGGTCGCGACGGGCCTCGTCTACGGGATTCTCACGGACACCAAACACCTCACTGCGGGCTGTTCGGCCGCCGACTTCGACGCCGCCGGCTTCCTCTTCCCCGGCGTCAACGAGGACCACCTCGACCGCATCGCCAACCCCGAGGTCTCCCGCGAGGTACTGGAGGCGAAGGCGCGGGCTATCGCCGGCCGCGACGTGCGCGGTCCCTTCGCTGTCGCCGACATCGGCACCATCTCGAACGTCGACGCCATCCCGCAGGCGGCCGACGAACTCATTCAACTCGAGGGCGTCACCGCGGCGGTCGTCTGCGGCGAGCGCGAGAGCAACGTCTACCTCTCTGGTCGCTCCCGCGACGACCGAGTCCACATGGGGCGGACGCTGGAGGCCGCACTCGACCACTACCGCGGGGCGAGCGCCGGCGGCCACGCCCGGATGGGCGGCGGCCAGATAATCCGCCCCGACGCGGTCACCGACGGCGGCAACGGCGAGTCCATCGCCCGCGACGAACTCCTCGAACACGTTTTCGAGGCGCTGTCGGGCGATATCTGA
- a CDS encoding luciferase yields the protein MLTAERAVSKAGLDAVALKPAECDVREALSVPLDIVAIDYEGRERLPDEDVLHELAAEKEVRLTTPVRADGFDPLGDDSLYEWLPDGIRQVLVAGHGAYLTDDEAGRAVAPRLRAARERAPDAWVGTEGIERIALAAGGTQYELLSRSTRRDVRALRAAGFDGEVALYAPTALTDDDDEILDAVGAYVSRRRPVARALPDDAATDASAEGRAREVLLKAARDYALIGSVTDVRRRIDDLRDAGIDLVVGYPARGVDEFAE from the coding sequence ATGTTGACCGCCGAGCGTGCGGTCTCGAAAGCCGGTCTGGACGCAGTCGCACTCAAACCCGCCGAGTGCGACGTGCGCGAGGCGCTGTCGGTCCCGCTCGACATCGTGGCTATCGACTACGAGGGCCGCGAGCGACTCCCCGACGAGGACGTGCTGCACGAACTCGCGGCCGAGAAAGAGGTTCGACTGACCACGCCGGTCCGAGCCGACGGCTTCGACCCCCTCGGCGACGACTCGCTGTACGAGTGGCTCCCCGACGGGATTCGGCAGGTGCTCGTGGCCGGTCACGGCGCGTATCTGACTGACGACGAGGCGGGCCGCGCGGTCGCCCCCCGGCTCCGCGCCGCCCGAGAGCGCGCGCCCGACGCGTGGGTCGGCACCGAGGGCATCGAGCGAATCGCTCTCGCCGCCGGCGGCACGCAGTACGAACTCCTCTCGCGGTCGACCCGCAGGGACGTTCGGGCGCTCCGGGCGGCCGGCTTCGACGGCGAGGTCGCGCTCTACGCCCCGACCGCCCTCACCGACGACGACGATGAGATTCTCGACGCCGTCGGCGCGTACGTCTCCCGCCGCCGCCCCGTCGCTCGCGCGCTCCCCGACGACGCCGCGACCGACGCCTCGGCCGAGGGTCGCGCCCGCGAGGTGCTCCTGAAGGCCGCGCGTGACTACGCCCTCATCGGCTCCGTGACCGACGTGCGTCGTCGAATCGACGACCTCCGCGACGCCGGCATCGACCTCGTGGTCGGGTACCCCGCCCGCGGCGTCGACGAGTTCGCCGAGTAG
- a CDS encoding DoxX family protein: MDFDYSQGVTGYVLVLTRLITGYWFLHAGWGKITGEAFNAGGYLANAPATSPLQGFFAWAAATPWLLDLTNIMVPWGEFLIGLGLIVGALVRLAAFFGGVLMVFFYLGNADWGHGLVNGDLFGLMMFVIVGTLAAGRILGLDAIIEKMEFVRQRPALKYLLG, translated from the coding sequence ATGGACTTCGACTACTCGCAGGGCGTCACGGGCTACGTGCTCGTGTTGACCCGCCTCATCACCGGTTACTGGTTCCTCCACGCGGGCTGGGGGAAGATAACCGGTGAGGCGTTCAACGCCGGCGGCTACCTCGCGAACGCCCCCGCTACCTCGCCGCTGCAGGGCTTCTTCGCGTGGGCCGCTGCGACCCCGTGGCTCCTCGACCTCACGAACATCATGGTTCCGTGGGGCGAGTTCCTCATCGGCCTCGGACTCATCGTGGGTGCACTCGTCCGGCTCGCCGCCTTCTTCGGCGGCGTCCTGATGGTGTTCTTCTACCTGGGGAACGCCGACTGGGGCCACGGTCTCGTCAACGGCGACCTGTTCGGGCTGATGATGTTCGTCATCGTCGGCACCCTCGCCGCGGGCCGCATCCTCGGCCTCGACGCCATCATCGAGAAGATGGAGTTCGTCCGCCAGCGCCCCGCGCTCAAGTACCTCCTCGGCTGA
- a CDS encoding HVO_0758 family zinc finger protein yields the protein MKTTRKGLRDGELEKDTYGRLTCSECGESLKKKNDPDEVFSLRICADCGREWKELR from the coding sequence ATGAAGACAACGCGGAAGGGGCTTCGAGACGGGGAGTTGGAGAAGGATACCTACGGACGACTGACCTGTTCCGAGTGCGGCGAGTCGCTGAAGAAGAAAAACGACCCGGACGAGGTGTTTTCCCTCCGCATCTGCGCCGACTGCGGGCGCGAGTGGAAAGAGCTCAGATAA
- a CDS encoding MFS transporter encodes MVLLVNLARVVFAPLLGEFITFFEVDRATVGIVATLVWLGSAALRVPTGWLLTRVPRHRVVLGTGVILVIASGVTASATTVETLMIGAVSMGLASGAYFVAANPLVSELFPDRVGRAMGIHGTASQLAAVGVAPFVTLVLAVGADLVPRLPFVSAAWQLVFVCVGLAAAAVTLALFFTARSTDLPDAGAADRDLLGAARSEWRVILTGIVILGFTGFVWQGLFNFYELYMVSKGLPATTARNMLTVIFGAGVPAFFLSGRLADKLPRIPYILGVLVSFVVSVFVLTVTTSLVGLLVVTAVVGYVIHSLFPALDAYLLDTLPDESRGSAYSVYSFGMMIFQASGSGVVGTLTDFGYAFDEVFFWFSIGLAVVVTGLIAFQRAGRIPN; translated from the coding sequence ATGGTGCTGCTCGTCAACCTCGCGCGAGTCGTCTTCGCACCGCTTCTCGGGGAGTTCATCACGTTCTTCGAGGTCGACCGCGCCACCGTCGGCATCGTCGCCACCCTCGTCTGGCTCGGGAGCGCCGCTCTCCGCGTCCCGACCGGCTGGCTGCTCACCCGCGTTCCGAGACACCGGGTGGTGCTCGGGACCGGCGTCATCCTCGTCATCGCCTCGGGCGTGACCGCCAGCGCGACCACCGTCGAGACGCTGATGATTGGCGCGGTCTCGATGGGCCTCGCCTCGGGCGCGTACTTCGTCGCCGCCAACCCGCTCGTGAGCGAGCTGTTCCCCGACCGCGTCGGCCGCGCGATGGGAATCCACGGCACCGCCAGCCAACTCGCGGCCGTCGGCGTCGCCCCCTTCGTCACGCTCGTCCTCGCAGTCGGGGCCGACCTCGTCCCCCGGCTCCCGTTCGTTTCCGCGGCGTGGCAACTCGTCTTCGTCTGCGTCGGCCTCGCGGCCGCCGCCGTGACGCTCGCGCTGTTCTTCACGGCCCGCTCGACGGACCTTCCCGACGCGGGCGCGGCCGACCGCGACCTCCTCGGCGCAGCCCGGTCCGAGTGGCGCGTCATCCTCACCGGCATCGTCATCCTCGGCTTCACCGGCTTCGTCTGGCAGGGCCTGTTCAACTTCTACGAACTGTACATGGTGTCGAAGGGGCTGCCAGCGACGACGGCGCGAAACATGCTGACGGTCATCTTCGGCGCGGGCGTGCCGGCGTTCTTCCTCTCGGGGCGGCTCGCCGACAAACTGCCGCGCATCCCGTACATCCTCGGCGTGCTCGTCTCCTTCGTCGTCTCGGTGTTCGTCTTGACCGTGACGACGAGCCTCGTCGGCCTCCTCGTCGTCACCGCGGTCGTCGGCTACGTCATCCACAGCCTCTTTCCGGCGCTCGACGCCTACCTGCTCGACACGCTCCCCGACGAGAGCCGCGGGAGCGCCTACTCGGTGTACTCGTTCGGCATGATGATATTCCAGGCCAGCGGGTCGGGCGTGGTCGGCACCCTGACCGACTTCGGCTACGCGTTCGACGAGGTGTTCTTCTGGTTCTCCATCGGGCTGGCGGTCGTCGTCACGGGCCTCATCGCCTTCCAGCGCGCCGGGCGCATCCCGAACTGA